In Candidatus Defluviibacterium haderslevense, the following are encoded in one genomic region:
- a CDS encoding succinate dehydrogenase/fumarate reductase iron-sulfur subunit, which translates to MKLNLKVWRQKDSKSVGRFEMYQIEANEHMSFLEMMDVLNQQLIDKKQEPVAFDHDCREGICGACSMVINGKPHGPNSGTTTCQLHMRYFKEGETIVIEPFRARSFPVIKDLVVDRTAFDRIIQAGGYISINVGQAIDGNSMPIEKDVAGKSFDAAACIGCGACVAACPNGSAMLFTAAKVSHLGLLPQGEVEQNRRVYNMVAQMDAEGFGRCSNVGACEADCPKEISLENIARMNRYYTKAIFVSEQ; encoded by the coding sequence ATGAAGCTTAATTTGAAGGTTTGGAGACAAAAAGATAGTAAATCAGTTGGTCGATTTGAAATGTATCAAATTGAAGCGAATGAACACATGTCTTTCTTAGAGATGATGGATGTTCTGAACCAACAACTTATTGATAAAAAACAAGAGCCGGTAGCTTTTGATCACGATTGTCGTGAAGGAATATGTGGTGCTTGTAGTATGGTAATCAATGGAAAACCACATGGTCCGAATTCAGGCACTACGACCTGTCAATTGCATATGAGGTATTTTAAAGAAGGGGAAACCATTGTGATTGAACCCTTTAGAGCCAGATCTTTTCCAGTAATTAAGGACCTAGTTGTAGATAGGACTGCATTTGATAGAATTATTCAGGCTGGTGGATATATTTCAATTAATGTTGGCCAGGCAATTGATGGAAATTCAATGCCCATTGAAAAGGATGTTGCAGGTAAGTCTTTTGATGCGGCAGCTTGTATTGGATGTGGGGCGTGTGTTGCAGCTTGTCCAAATGGGTCAGCAATGTTATTTACTGCGGCTAAAGTATCACATTTAGGTCTTTTGCCTCAGGGAGAAGTTGAACAAAACAGAAGAGTATATAATATGGTTGCACAGATGGATGCTGAAGGTTTTGGTCGTTGTTCTAATGTTGGAGCATGTGAAGCTGATTGTCCAAAGGAGATTTCTTTAGAGAATATCGCACGAATGAATAGATATTATACAAAGGCGATATTTGTTTCAGAACAATAG
- the queG gene encoding tRNA epoxyqueuosine(34) reductase QueG, translating into MRHQSKPFIELAHSIGFESVGIVQAQRLEKEALQLEQWLANGFHGEMTYMERYFDLRIDPTKLLEGCKSVIMMTLNYDQPQIHLSEDHPKVSKYAYGQDYHRVIKDKCDLLLHSLKELYGDITIRAFVDSAPIMERVWAEKSGIGWNGKNTLTINPKKGSYFFLACILVDLEFEYSTPIKDHCGTCKKCIEACPTQAIHPDGYLLDASKCISYLTIELKNSIPEGFKDKMNGWAFGCDICQEVCPWNRFSKPTKVPEFQPNLDMLQLTKSDWLEINDETWKKISRNSPIKRTKREGMMKNIKFIN; encoded by the coding sequence ATGAGACATCAGTCTAAACCATTTATTGAATTGGCTCACTCTATTGGATTTGAATCTGTAGGAATTGTTCAAGCACAAAGACTTGAAAAGGAAGCTTTGCAATTAGAGCAATGGTTGGCAAATGGTTTTCATGGAGAGATGACTTATATGGAAAGGTATTTTGATCTTCGAATTGATCCCACAAAATTACTCGAAGGATGTAAATCAGTTATTATGATGACTCTAAATTATGACCAGCCACAAATACACCTTTCGGAGGATCATCCTAAAGTATCTAAGTATGCTTATGGTCAAGATTATCATAGGGTTATTAAGGACAAATGTGACCTATTGTTACATTCATTGAAAGAATTATATGGAGATATAACAATTCGAGCGTTTGTTGATTCAGCACCTATTATGGAACGCGTTTGGGCGGAAAAAAGTGGCATTGGATGGAATGGTAAAAACACCCTCACAATTAATCCAAAAAAAGGTAGTTATTTTTTTTTGGCTTGCATTTTAGTTGATCTTGAATTTGAATATTCTACACCAATAAAAGACCATTGTGGGACCTGTAAAAAATGTATTGAAGCCTGTCCTACTCAAGCAATTCATCCGGATGGCTATCTTTTAGATGCTAGTAAATGCATATCCTATCTTACAATCGAACTTAAAAATTCAATCCCTGAAGGATTTAAAGATAAAATGAATGGCTGGGCATTTGGCTGCGATATATGTCAGGAAGTTTGCCCTTGGAATCGATTTTCCAAACCAACCAAAGTACCTGAATTTCAACCAAACTTGGATATGTTACAATTAACTAAATCGGATTGGTTGGAGATTAATGATGAAACATGGAAAAAAATAAGTAGAAATTCCCCGATTAAAAGAACTAAAAGGGAAGGAATGATGAAAAACATTAAATTTATAAATTAA
- a CDS encoding outer membrane beta-barrel protein: MKKLIFVFILYSAMHLAAQETVPPLENLAPPLPPTPPPVNVEHDTVKIKLGDRDILIIERDQKDKKNEVDEEDEMDETDLDKSNKENINPEKKKKRGARVGFLDIDLGVNVLLHDKSQAKNLVDDLENKPFSSWSTTLNFLPTTIYLGTKHLMLLTSFGYHIEEMTFKNKISFTPNKILDYTKDDNIKRSSFSIQHLQVPLMLYTQSNRIKGLGKVGIGFGGYAGILVYQESNVKKSDINQKIETEEDFGFNKYRYGITGRIDIGAIKLFANYDLSDTWKENQFQTLECGIWFDF, translated from the coding sequence ATGAAAAAACTAATTTTCGTGTTTATTTTGTACAGTGCTATGCACTTAGCAGCACAAGAAACTGTTCCACCATTGGAAAATTTAGCCCCACCATTACCTCCTACTCCACCACCAGTTAATGTTGAGCATGATACGGTCAAAATTAAATTGGGAGATCGAGATATATTAATTATTGAAAGAGACCAGAAGGACAAAAAAAATGAAGTTGATGAAGAAGATGAAATGGATGAAACTGATTTAGATAAAAGTAATAAGGAAAATATAAATCCTGAAAAAAAGAAAAAACGTGGCGCACGCGTTGGATTTTTGGATATTGATTTAGGAGTAAATGTATTATTACATGATAAGAGTCAAGCTAAGAATTTAGTAGATGATTTGGAAAATAAACCATTTAGTTCATGGAGTACAACATTAAATTTTCTGCCTACAACAATTTATTTAGGGACTAAGCATCTGATGCTTTTGACTTCATTTGGGTATCATATTGAAGAAATGACGTTTAAAAATAAAATATCTTTTACACCCAATAAAATATTGGATTATACTAAAGATGATAATATTAAAAGGTCTTCATTTTCTATTCAGCATTTACAAGTACCTTTAATGTTATATACACAAAGTAATAGAATAAAGGGATTAGGGAAAGTAGGAATAGGATTCGGTGGGTATGCAGGAATTTTGGTTTATCAAGAATCTAATGTTAAAAAAAGCGATATCAACCAGAAAATTGAAACTGAAGAAGATTTTGGTTTTAATAAATACAGATATGGAATAACCGGAAGAATCGATATCGGGGCCATTAAATTATTTGCTAATTATGATTTAAGTGATACTTGGAAGGAAAATCAGTTCCAAACATTGGAATGTGGTATTTGGTTTGATTTTTAA
- a CDS encoding RNA polymerase sigma factor, with protein sequence MQTLVDRIKQADQKAYRELYDMFNIPMYNICLRMMNQPEDALDVLQETFIKVFQNIQQLNNGQLLPAWIKKICINTALSELDKKQKLQFDDLNDESVLYSLNSEDGVIDEFEHESNMAEIMNAIELLPERYRIVFTLYAIEDYSHEEIAQMLGIVASTSRSQYLRGKQKLLEIIKKNKQHVRSIKTIYTTA encoded by the coding sequence ATGCAGACTTTAGTCGATAGGATAAAACAAGCAGATCAAAAAGCCTACAGAGAGCTTTATGATATGTTCAATATTCCTATGTATAATATTTGTTTACGAATGATGAATCAACCCGAAGATGCCTTAGATGTATTACAGGAAACTTTTATAAAAGTATTTCAAAACATACAACAACTTAATAATGGACAATTACTTCCAGCATGGATTAAAAAAATTTGTATAAACACTGCGCTCAGTGAATTGGATAAAAAGCAAAAACTTCAATTTGATGATTTGAATGATGAAAGTGTTTTATATTCTCTAAATTCTGAGGATGGAGTTATAGATGAATTTGAACATGAATCTAATATGGCTGAAATAATGAATGCTATAGAGTTGTTACCTGAACGGTATCGTATCGTATTTACCTTATACGCCATTGAAGATTATTCACATGAAGAAATAGCTCAAATGTTAGGTATTGTTGCATCAACTTCAAGGAGTCAATATTTAAGAGGTAAACAGAAATTATTAGAAATAATAAAAAAAAATAAACAACATGTCCGATCGATTAAAACAATATATACAACAGCATAA
- a CDS encoding M48 family metallopeptidase, with protein sequence MLKAKTFKEYQNIQIDNIDLLLEIHHEWRMSARVSLTKNKAIIRIPIMSPSFEKTKHILWAKEWIYKRLTKDHLYRAKYLPKVYETGSQLTVRNSLFTLDVKENIERKTATGRRRGYVIYLELPANITVEQRQKMCSSLISNIMSKTYIEGLRNRVHELNKQFFNKEINQIRLRNNHSNWGSCSTNKNISISSRLLLAPNFVLDYIIIHELAHLVHHNHSAKFWAEVERAMPHYLESEKWLKDHGESCQW encoded by the coding sequence ATGCTTAAAGCAAAAACATTCAAAGAATATCAGAACATTCAAATTGATAATATAGATTTATTATTGGAGATCCATCATGAATGGCGGATGTCTGCCAGAGTTTCATTAACCAAGAATAAAGCTATAATACGAATTCCAATTATGTCTCCTAGTTTTGAAAAAACAAAACACATCTTATGGGCAAAAGAATGGATTTATAAAAGATTAACGAAAGATCATTTATATCGAGCGAAATATTTACCCAAAGTTTATGAAACAGGATCACAGTTGACCGTTAGAAATAGCCTTTTTACATTAGATGTTAAAGAGAATATAGAACGAAAAACAGCTACCGGTCGAAGAAGAGGCTATGTCATATACTTGGAATTACCTGCAAATATTACTGTTGAACAGCGTCAAAAAATGTGCTCCAGTCTAATTAGTAATATTATGTCCAAAACATATATAGAAGGATTAAGAAATAGAGTACATGAACTTAATAAGCAGTTTTTTAATAAAGAAATCAATCAAATTAGACTTAGAAATAATCACAGCAATTGGGGAAGTTGTAGTACAAACAAAAATATAAGTATTTCATCCAGATTATTGTTGGCTCCTAATTTTGTTTTGGATTATATTATTATTCATGAGTTAGCACATTTGGTACATCATAATCATTCAGCCAAATTCTGGGCAGAAGTAGAAAGAGCGATGCCTCATTATTTGGAATCCGAAAAATGGCTTAAAGATCATGGTGAGTCTTGTCAATGGTAA
- the serC gene encoding 3-phosphoserine/phosphohydroxythreonine transaminase: MKKHNFYAGPAILPQSVLQQASASIINFKELDLSILEISHRSKEFESVMDESESLVRELLGIDEEYAVLFLSGGASSQFFMIPMNLLPEHDTAHYVNTGTWSSGAIKEAKLFGNVNVIASSESDQFRHIPNQFEYPDTGAYLHITSNNTIYGSQYHWWPKGSIPLVCDMSSDIFSRKVDGKNFGLIYAGAQKNMGPAGVTLVVVKKDLLGKTGRKLPSMLDYKNHMDKGSMYNTPPVFPIYVSMLTMRWIKEMGGPKAMELRNNEKALTLYNEIDRNPCFEGTVRKEDRSRMNVVFKLKNSDHEAEFLKLCKDANCVGLQGHRSVGGFRASLYNALPLESVNVLVNVMQDFALKYA, encoded by the coding sequence ATGAAAAAACATAATTTTTATGCGGGACCAGCAATACTTCCGCAATCCGTATTACAACAAGCTTCAGCTTCAATCATTAATTTTAAAGAATTAGACCTTTCTATTTTAGAAATATCTCATAGAAGTAAGGAATTTGAATCAGTAATGGATGAATCAGAATCCTTAGTTAGGGAATTATTGGGAATAGATGAAGAATATGCGGTATTATTTCTTTCTGGTGGTGCTAGTTCACAATTTTTTATGATTCCAATGAATTTATTACCAGAACATGATACAGCTCATTATGTTAACACAGGAACTTGGTCAAGTGGAGCTATTAAAGAAGCCAAGCTTTTTGGAAATGTGAATGTCATTGCTTCATCTGAATCTGATCAGTTTAGACATATTCCGAATCAGTTCGAATATCCCGATACCGGTGCATATTTACACATTACTTCTAATAATACCATTTATGGTTCTCAATACCATTGGTGGCCTAAGGGATCTATTCCTTTGGTTTGCGATATGTCTTCTGATATTTTTAGTAGAAAAGTAGATGGGAAAAACTTTGGGTTAATTTATGCTGGAGCTCAGAAAAATATGGGTCCTGCAGGTGTCACCTTAGTAGTAGTTAAAAAAGACCTATTGGGAAAAACCGGAAGAAAATTACCAAGCATGTTAGATTACAAGAACCACATGGATAAAGGTTCGATGTATAACACACCTCCCGTATTTCCAATATACGTATCCATGTTAACTATGCGATGGATAAAGGAAATGGGGGGCCCGAAAGCTATGGAATTACGTAATAACGAAAAAGCATTAACCCTGTATAATGAGATCGATAGAAATCCATGTTTTGAAGGAACGGTCAGGAAAGAAGATCGTTCTCGCATGAATGTTGTATTTAAATTAAAAAACTCGGATCACGAAGCTGAATTTTTAAAATTGTGCAAGGATGCAAATTGTGTTGGCCTACAGGGGCATAGATCTGTTGGAGGATTTAGAGCTTCACTTTATAACGCATTGCCATTAGAAAGTGTCAATGTATTAGTAAACGTAATGCAAGATTTCGCTTTGAAATATGCTTAA
- a CDS encoding gliding motility-associated C-terminal domain-containing protein, translating into MTYKKIFIHSILLVAWLSQFNLHSQHIIPHNILNNSNVSQLGGSCCCGTFLEMNFPNLDFEGGIPPPIGGFIVYSAGQMIDEWTVTRATIDHCEGSHANLGAGNPNGASNFIDLHGSPGFGGIKYKLTGLTPGNSYRIDFWTAQNGGNHSSTGTLLVANGAWLNVSWVVTISGSVAWFKQSYMFMAMADMADMEFSSVGDLIYAGTLIDDIKIFECPGDQEEPMITNEPQNEIYNCIGDVPKAPKLIVTDNCDANPTISFKETTSKIDKCEQLIKRDWEILDKCGNKKLFTQEITVKDEVAPNITIAGKDKIILCSNHTKNTFLTWLFSNAGASATDNCKKITWDYAYDSIATNSCDTTLVDFIVSDECDNTSSFVAKYIIIDTISPKIVNPAKDVLLQCSPLARDSLRNWLQNHGSAIATDNCSSVAWTNNFKGDSSALINVVDFYAIDHCGNKTKTTATFIQQDNPDTVRFTQYDCSINIISIDTQFFQLPGCDSLVIINKIPAVKDSNYFSYTTCDPFQKSLVIDTLINMRGCDSFIISSYKYVKPDTSVITNFNCTIIDTSITYQIVSKSPCDSVIKVIQIPAITNELILNQTTCDSTKIGIDTLVYKNIYSCDSTIYINTIFSPLTINYRDSFLCTINNSYKDTLIYQTKTCDSLVIIHYKPKQKDTLYIETNTCQFQNAGIFNSLFTNKYGCDSLVIEKINFIAADTLFINKNVCNIPIQLIDTLYYPIQGKCDSVVFVNNIFHTSDTTYLKQITCDPNQVNTIINHLQGQYCDSVIISKIELRPSSIQYHLETTCFKDSVRSDSLFLMTSLGCDSIIVTKVLYEPMVFDVAIDHISCFGMKNGSINVDVIKNVELPLEYILNGVQVTNNDLLNKLDVGTYTLIITDKRKCKSDSILFQIIQPDLLNVDAGKDLHLKTPTTINLKANTNRVVKFYHWFPESLFSCSSCETTEIQIHENGEAYILVTDQNGCQAIDTILFILDESGQVFIPTLFSPNGDGINDYFIPVVTDPNIQIKSMKIFDRWGELLFQSELVNPAQFNTGWNGIFRNKPLNPGVYLYLIEGLDSNLSKINLKGEVTLIR; encoded by the coding sequence ATGACTTACAAAAAGATTTTTATCCATTCTATTTTACTTGTGGCATGGTTATCTCAATTCAATTTACATTCTCAACATATTATTCCACATAATATCTTAAACAATTCAAATGTAAGTCAGCTTGGGGGTTCTTGTTGTTGTGGAACATTTTTGGAAATGAATTTTCCGAACTTGGACTTTGAAGGCGGAATACCTCCGCCAATAGGAGGTTTTATAGTTTATAGTGCAGGTCAAATGATCGATGAATGGACAGTTACCAGAGCAACTATTGATCATTGTGAGGGTTCTCACGCTAATTTAGGTGCCGGGAATCCCAATGGTGCTTCCAATTTTATTGATCTGCATGGATCTCCTGGTTTTGGTGGAATAAAATACAAACTTACCGGACTAACTCCCGGAAATTCCTACAGAATCGATTTTTGGACAGCTCAAAATGGAGGCAATCACAGTTCTACTGGAACCCTTTTAGTAGCCAATGGTGCTTGGTTAAATGTCAGTTGGGTGGTTACTATTTCTGGAAGTGTTGCTTGGTTTAAGCAATCTTATATGTTTATGGCTATGGCAGATATGGCAGATATGGAATTTAGTAGTGTTGGAGATTTAATCTATGCAGGAACTTTAATAGATGATATTAAAATTTTTGAATGCCCGGGCGATCAGGAAGAACCAATGATTACCAATGAGCCACAAAATGAAATATACAACTGTATCGGTGATGTACCAAAAGCTCCAAAATTAATCGTTACAGATAATTGTGATGCGAATCCAACCATATCCTTTAAAGAAACCACTTCTAAAATTGATAAATGTGAACAATTGATAAAACGTGATTGGGAAATTCTTGACAAATGTGGTAATAAAAAACTTTTTACTCAGGAAATAACGGTAAAAGATGAAGTCGCGCCAAATATTACTATTGCAGGGAAGGACAAAATTATATTATGTTCCAATCACACTAAAAATACTTTTTTAACGTGGCTATTTAGCAATGCAGGAGCTTCGGCAACTGATAATTGTAAAAAAATAACTTGGGATTATGCTTACGACAGTATAGCAACGAATTCATGTGATACGACACTCGTTGACTTCATTGTTTCGGATGAATGTGATAATACTTCAAGCTTTGTAGCTAAATATATTATTATTGATACGATATCACCCAAAATAGTAAATCCAGCTAAGGATGTTTTGTTACAATGTTCACCCTTAGCCAGAGATTCACTCAGAAATTGGCTGCAAAATCATGGATCTGCAATAGCTACTGATAATTGTTCATCAGTTGCCTGGACAAATAATTTTAAAGGCGATTCTTCTGCTTTAATTAATGTTGTAGATTTCTATGCAATAGATCATTGTGGAAATAAAACAAAAACTACAGCAACTTTTATACAACAGGATAATCCGGATACAGTAAGATTTACCCAATATGATTGTTCGATAAATATCATCTCTATCGATACTCAATTTTTTCAATTGCCAGGATGTGATAGTTTAGTTATCATTAATAAAATTCCAGCGGTTAAGGATTCGAATTACTTTTCCTATACCACATGTGACCCATTTCAAAAATCATTAGTCATCGACACGCTGATTAATATGCGTGGTTGCGATTCATTTATCATCTCATCTTATAAATATGTCAAACCCGATACATCTGTAATAACAAATTTTAATTGCACAATAATCGATACCTCGATAACCTACCAAATAGTTTCTAAAAGTCCTTGCGATAGTGTTATTAAAGTTATACAAATTCCAGCAATCACAAATGAATTGATTTTAAATCAAACGACCTGTGATTCCACAAAAATTGGGATTGATACATTGGTTTATAAAAATATTTACTCGTGCGACTCTACTATTTATATCAATACTATTTTTTCTCCATTAACTATTAATTATCGGGACAGTTTTTTATGTACAATAAATAATAGTTATAAGGATACTTTAATTTATCAAACCAAAACTTGTGATAGTCTGGTTATTATTCATTATAAACCTAAACAGAAGGATACGCTTTATATCGAAACAAATACTTGTCAATTCCAAAATGCCGGAATATTCAATTCGCTATTCACCAACAAATACGGTTGTGATTCTTTAGTCATTGAAAAAATTAATTTTATTGCTGCTGATACTCTTTTTATTAATAAAAATGTTTGTAATATTCCAATTCAATTAATAGATACTTTATATTACCCTATTCAAGGTAAATGTGATTCAGTAGTTTTCGTAAATAACATATTTCATACTTCCGACACTACTTATTTAAAACAAATCACTTGCGATCCCAATCAAGTGAATACGATCATAAATCATTTGCAAGGTCAATATTGCGATAGCGTTATTATTTCTAAAATTGAATTGAGACCATCTTCGATACAATATCATCTTGAAACAACTTGTTTTAAAGATTCTGTTAGATCAGATAGTTTATTTTTAATGACTTCACTGGGTTGTGATAGTATCATTGTAACAAAGGTTCTTTATGAACCTATGGTTTTCGATGTTGCCATTGATCATATTAGTTGCTTTGGTATGAAAAACGGAAGTATCAATGTGGATGTCATTAAAAATGTTGAACTCCCTTTAGAATATATTCTCAATGGTGTTCAAGTAACAAATAATGATCTGCTTAATAAATTAGATGTCGGTACCTATACTTTAATTATCACGGATAAGAGAAAATGCAAATCTGATAGCATCCTGTTTCAAATAATCCAACCCGATCTATTAAATGTAGATGCCGGAAAAGATTTACATCTCAAAACGCCCACAACCATTAATCTAAAGGCTAATACGAATCGGGTGGTTAAGTTTTATCATTGGTTTCCGGAATCATTATTTTCATGCAGTTCCTGTGAAACTACAGAAATTCAAATTCATGAAAATGGTGAAGCATATATTTTGGTTACCGACCAAAATGGATGTCAGGCCATAGATACCATCCTATTCATTTTAGATGAATCTGGACAAGTGTTTATCCCTACACTATTTAGTCCTAACGGAGATGGCATCAATGATTACTTTATTCCTGTTGTTACTGATCCTAATATTCAGATTAAGTCCATGAAAATATTTGATCGTTGGGGAGAACTATTGTTTCAAAGTGAATTAGTAAATCCAGCACAATTTAACACAGGATGGAACGGAATATTTAGAAATAAGCCATTGAATCCAGGAGTATACCTTTACCTTATTGAAGGACTTGATTCTAATCTTTCTAAGATTAACCTTAAAGGTGAGGTCACCTTGATACGATAA